From the Sphingobium yanoikuyae genome, the window AAGTGGCTGAGCGAGCATCAGGTCGCCCAGGCCGACTATAACAGCTATGGCTCGCGCCGTGGCCATCACGAAGTCATGATGCGCGGCACCTTCGCCAATATCCGCATCAAGAATCTGATGCTCGACGGCGTCGAAGGCGGGATGACCAGCTATCAGGGCGAAGTCATGCCGATCTATGACGCGGCGATGAAGCACAAGGCCGACGGCACGCCGCTGGTCGTGATCGGTGGCAAGGAATATGGCACCGGCTCGTCGCGCGACTGGGCGGCCAAGGGCACCAACCTGCTCGGCGTGCGCGCCGTCATCGTCGAAAGCTTCGAGCGCATCCATCGCTCGAACCTGGTCGGCATGGGCGTGCTGCCCCTGGTGTTCAAGGACGGCCAGACCCGCGACACGCTGGGCCTCAAGGGCGATGACAGCTTCACCATCACCGGCGTCGCCGACCTCAAGCCGCGCCAGGATGTCGAAGTGCAGGTCACCCGCGCCGACGGTTCGACCTTCAGCTTCACCGCGCTCTGCCGCATCGATACCGTCAACGAGCTGGAATATTTCCTCAACGGCGGCATCCTGCAATATGTGCTGCGCAAGCTGGCCGCTTGAGCGATTTCAAGTCAGATGGCACATCTGACGACTTGGAAATCGCGGCAAATAAAGAACAGGAGCATGTCCGACTTCGACGGACCATGCTCTTGATCGGTTGACGCGCTGAGCTAAGGAATGAGGGCTCTCTCCGTGAGGAGGGAGCCCTTTTCATTTGGGGGTGGATGGTGGCGCTGTTCGTGGAGATCATCGGCTGGGCCGGCGCGATATTGGTGCTGATCGCCTATGTCGGCGTCTCGACCGGGCGGCTGTCGGGTGGGTCGGCGACCTTCCAGTGGCTCAACGCCGTCGGCGCCGCCTTCTTCATCCTCAACACCTGGTGGCACGACGCCTTTCCCTCGATGGTGCTCAACATCATCTGGGCGGTCGTCGGCTTTTCCACCCTGTGGCGCATCTTCCGTCGGAGAATGTCCCCGTCATGACCCGTTTCATCGATCTCAGCCACGCCATCGAACATGGCATGACCACCTATAAGGGCGTCGCCGCGCCGCATATCTGCGATTACTGGACCCGCGAACAGTCGCGCGCCAACTATGCCGATGGCAGCGCCTTCCAGATGGGGCGGATCGACATGGTGTCAAACACCGGCACCTATCTCGACGCGCCCTTCCACCGCTTCGAGGAGGGCGATGATCTCTCCATGCTCGACCTCGACCGGCTGGCCAGCCTGCCGGCGATCGTGGTGCGCAGGCCGTTCGAGGCCGTGGGCCTGGCGACCGACGCCGCCGATCTGGATGGGATCGATGTCGCCGACCGCGCGGTGCTGGTCCACACCGGTTGGGACCGGCACTGGCGCACGCCCGCCTATTATGAGGATCACCCCTTCCTGACCGCAGCGGCGGCGCAGATGCTGGTGGCGCGCGGCGCCCGGCTGGTCGGCATCGACAGCCATAATATCGACGATACGCGGCCCGGCACCGGCCGCCCGGTCCATCGCGAGCTGTTGGGGGCGGGCGTGCTGATCTGCGAACATATGACCAATCTGGCCATGCTGCCGGATGCCGGCTTCGCCTTCACCGCGGTGCCGCCCAAGATCGTCGGCATGGGCACATTCCCGGTCCGAGCCTTCGCGCAAGTCAATTTGACATGATCTTTTAGCGTAGCCTTCAGGCATGACATCGCTGTTAGCCTTCGGCTTTCACTTGAACTGAGAGGCGTTAGCGCCGATACTATGACGATCGGCCGAGAAAGGCCGTCCAAGGAGATTTTACCCATGGCCAATTGGTCCGACCCCCGTTCCGATATCGCAGGCTTTGGCAATGCCAGCGCCGCGCGCAGCGAGGCGTTCGATGCCGGGCTGCGCAAATATATGCTGTCGGTCTATAATTATATGGCGAGCGGCGTGCTGCTGACCGGTGTCGTCGCGATGCTGTTCTCTGCCGGTGGCGAGACATCGCTGGCCGCGCAGGTCTTTGGTGGATCGCGACTGTTGGCCTATGGGCTGATGTTCGCGCCGCTGGCCTTTGTGCTGGTGCTGAGCTTTGGCATCAATCGACTTTCGACGGTGGCGACGCAGGCGCTGTTTTGGGCTTTTGCCGTGGTCATGGGGATGTCCATTTCTTGGATTTTCCTAGTCTATACCGATATGTCGATCGCACAGACCTTCTTCGCGACGTCGGCGGCTTTCGCCGGCCTCAGCCTGTACGGCTACACCACCAAGAAGGATCTGTCGGGCTTCGGCACCTTCCTGATCATGGGCCTTGTTGGGCTGTTCGTCGCATCGCTGATCAATGTGTTCCTCAAGTCCGATGGGCTGGGTTGGGCGATCAGCTTCGTCGGCGTGCTGCTGTTCGCGGGCCTCACCGCCTATGACACGCAGAAGATCAAGAGCATCTATGCCTATGTCGCCGGCACCGACATGATGGGCAAGTCGGCGGTGATGGGGGCGCTGAACCTCTATCTAGACTTCATCAACATGTTCATGTTCCTGCTGCGCTTCATGGGCGATCGCCGCTGATTTCCAGCGAACGGAACGAAGACAGGAAAAAGGCCCGGCGGACATCTCCGCCGGGCCTTTTGCTTTGTTGGGAAGGGGCAGGCTCAGCCCTGTTTCTGCATCTCGGCGATCAGGGCGTTGTCGATCTCCTTCTGCCTCTTATAGGCTGGGCGTTCGCGCAACCGGGCAGCATAGGCCTCGAATGCCGGGCGGCTGGGGATGGTGCCGAAGGTGAGCCCCCAGTCGATCTGCGCGCCGACATAGACGTCCGCTGCGGTGAAGGTGCCGCCGCAGATCCAGCTGCGGCCGGTGACCGCCGTTTCCAGCGTGTCGAGCGTGTCGTCGAGCGAGCCATAGCCCGCGCTGCGCTCGCGTCCTTCGGGCAGGACGAAGCCCATCGCCTTGTTGGTGACGGCGGCCTCCACCGGACCGGCAGCGAAGAAGAGCCAGCGATAATAATCAGCCCGGTCATCGGTCGCCGGCGCCAGGCCGGCGGCGGGGAAGGCATCGGCCAGATAGGCGCAGATGGCGGCGCATTCGGTCACCACCTTGCCGCCATGAACGATCGCCGGCACCTTGCCCATCGGGTTGATCGCGCGATAGTCGGCGGTCTTCATGCCGCCGGCATAATCCAGGATCACCGCCTCATAGGGCGTGCCGACCTCCTCCAGCATCCATCGGGCGATCTGCCCGCGCGACATGGGATTGGTGTAGAGAAGAACCGGGTCCGCCATTGTGCATCCTCCTTGGAAAGTGGCCAGAACATATCATGAACAATATGCTCCGGCCAGCCGGATCATTGGGCCGGTGCGGTGGCCGCCGCAGGCTTGTCGCGATAGCGATCGAACCAGGCGATGATCGCCGCCGCCTTGGCCGCCGATTGCGACGGGCGGGCAGCGATGCCGCCATGGCTGGCGCCCGGCACTTTCACCAGCGCGGTCGGCACGCCCCGTATCTGCAGCGCGCCATAATATTGCTCCGCTTCGCTGACCGGGGTGCGATAATCCTCGCTGCCCACGACCACCAGGGTCGGCGTCTTGACGTTGCCAACCAGGCTGAGCGGCGAGCGGTTCCAATAGCCCATCGGATCTTCCCAGGGCTTGTTGGGGAACCAGTAGCGCGAGGTGAAGAGGGTATTGTCCATGGTCAGCGCCTCGCTGATCCAGTTGATCACCGGCTTCTGCGTGGCGGCACCCTTGAACCGGTCGGTCTTGCCGATGATCCAGGTGGTGAGCACGCCGCCGCCCGAACCGCCGGTGACGAACAGATTGTCCGGATCGGCCACGCCCGCAGCGATCGCGGCATCGACCGCGGCCATCAGGTCGCCATAGTCGTCGCCGGGATATTTATGATGGATCAGCTGGGCGAACTCCTCGCCATAGGAGGTGGAGCCGCGCGGATTGGTGTAGAGCACGGCGTAGCCGGCTGCGGCATAAAGCTGGTCGTCGGTAGAGAAATGCGGGCCATAGGCGGTGTGCGGACCACCATGGATTTCCAGCAGCAGCGGCACGCGGGTGCCGGGCTGATAGCCGGGCGGGGTGACGAGCCAGGCCGGCACGGTCCGGCCGTCGGGCGCGGTGACGGCCAGTTCCTTGACCTGGCCCAGCGCCTTGTGGCTCAGGAAATCCTCGTTGAGGCGCGTGAGCTGGCGGCTCTTGCCACCGCTGCTGATCGAAAGGTCGGCCGGGCGCAACGCCGATCCGCTGGTGAAGGCGAGCGTGCCATTGGCCGCCACGCTGAAATCGCCGCCGCTATAGGGGCGGTCGAACGCCGTGCCGGTAAGGCCGCTCGCCAGTTCGGTGACATGGCCGTCGAGGCTGATGCGGGCGAGGCGGTTGACGCCGCGCTCGTCATATTGGGCGTAGAGCGACTTGCCGTCCGCCGCCCAGTAAGCGCGGTCGATGCTGCGGTCGAAATCGGCGGTGATCGCATGGGCGCCGCTGCCGTCGCGGTTCATGACGTAGAGATAGGTGTTCTGGTAGGACAGGCGCTTGTCGTCATAGCCGAGATAGGCGATCTTGCTGCCGTCCGGCGAGACGACCGGCGCGACATCCGGGCCTTCGCGGCTGGTGAGCGGGCTGATCGCACCCGAAGCGATGTCGAGCGCATAGATTTCCGGATCGAATATCTTCTGCTGCCAGTCGGGCTTGCGCACCGCGCTGAACAATATGGCGCGGCCGTCGGGCGTCCAACTCAACGGGCCGCCATCCTGATAGTCGCCAAAGCTCAGCTGCCGCGCCGGGCCGCCATCGGCCGCCACCAGGAAGATATGGTCATAGCCGGCCTGGACATAGCCGCCGCCATCATTGCGATAATCGACCCGGTCGATCACCTCCAGCGGCTTGGCCCATTCGGCGCCCTCCGGCTTGTCGGGCGCCTTGCCCAGCTTCATCGGGTCGGCGGGCACACGCATGATATAGGCGAGGGACTTGCCGTCGGGCGACCAGGTGACCGACTGCGGGCCGTCGGGCAGGGTGGTGACGCGCACGGTGGCGCCGGTGTCGAGCCAGCGCACGAACAATTGCGGCTTGCCCGCATCGGCGGCGATATAGGCGATGCGCTTGCCATCGGGCGACCAGCGCGGCTGGCTGGCGTCGGTGACCAGCGGGCGCTGCGCGCCGGTGGCGGTGTCGACCAGCCAGATCGCGCCCTT encodes:
- a CDS encoding CBU_0592 family membrane protein, with protein sequence MVALFVEIIGWAGAILVLIAYVGVSTGRLSGGSATFQWLNAVGAAFFILNTWWHDAFPSMVLNIIWAVVGFSTLWRIFRRRMSPS
- a CDS encoding cyclase family protein, whose amino-acid sequence is MTRFIDLSHAIEHGMTTYKGVAAPHICDYWTREQSRANYADGSAFQMGRIDMVSNTGTYLDAPFHRFEEGDDLSMLDLDRLASLPAIVVRRPFEAVGLATDAADLDGIDVADRAVLVHTGWDRHWRTPAYYEDHPFLTAAAAQMLVARGARLVGIDSHNIDDTRPGTGRPVHRELLGAGVLICEHMTNLAMLPDAGFAFTAVPPKIVGMGTFPVRAFAQVNLT
- a CDS encoding Bax inhibitor-1/YccA family protein — translated: MANWSDPRSDIAGFGNASAARSEAFDAGLRKYMLSVYNYMASGVLLTGVVAMLFSAGGETSLAAQVFGGSRLLAYGLMFAPLAFVLVLSFGINRLSTVATQALFWAFAVVMGMSISWIFLVYTDMSIAQTFFATSAAFAGLSLYGYTTKKDLSGFGTFLIMGLVGLFVASLINVFLKSDGLGWAISFVGVLLFAGLTAYDTQKIKSIYAYVAGTDMMGKSAVMGALNLYLDFINMFMFLLRFMGDRR
- a CDS encoding glutathione S-transferase family protein; translated protein: MADPVLLYTNPMSRGQIARWMLEEVGTPYEAVILDYAGGMKTADYRAINPMGKVPAIVHGGKVVTECAAICAYLADAFPAAGLAPATDDRADYYRWLFFAAGPVEAAVTNKAMGFVLPEGRERSAGYGSLDDTLDTLETAVTGRSWICGGTFTAADVYVGAQIDWGLTFGTIPSRPAFEAYAARLRERPAYKRQKEIDNALIAEMQKQG
- a CDS encoding alpha/beta hydrolase family protein, producing the protein MRHKLLAALLLDAALSPLPLAAQSAAPSSRFEGRDIFALQVATDPQISPDGKSVAYVRRQGDIMTDRQKGAIWLVDTATGAQRPLVTDASQPRWSPDGKRIAYIAADAGKPQLFVRWLDTGATVRVTTLPDGPQSVTWSPDGKSLAYIMRVPADPMKLGKAPDKPEGAEWAKPLEVIDRVDYRNDGGGYVQAGYDHIFLVAADGGPARQLSFGDYQDGGPLSWTPDGRAILFSAVRKPDWQQKIFDPEIYALDIASGAISPLTSREGPDVAPVVSPDGSKIAYLGYDDKRLSYQNTYLYVMNRDGSGAHAITADFDRSIDRAYWAADGKSLYAQYDERGVNRLARISLDGHVTELASGLTGTAFDRPYSGGDFSVAANGTLAFTSGSALRPADLSISSGGKSRQLTRLNEDFLSHKALGQVKELAVTAPDGRTVPAWLVTPPGYQPGTRVPLLLEIHGGPHTAYGPHFSTDDQLYAAAGYAVLYTNPRGSTSYGEEFAQLIHHKYPGDDYGDLMAAVDAAIAAGVADPDNLFVTGGSGGGVLTTWIIGKTDRFKGAATQKPVINWISEALTMDNTLFTSRYWFPNKPWEDPMGYWNRSPLSLVGNVKTPTLVVVGSEDYRTPVSEAEQYYGALQIRGVPTALVKVPGASHGGIAARPSQSAAKAAAIIAWFDRYRDKPAAATAPAQ